The following coding sequences are from one Eucalyptus grandis isolate ANBG69807.140 chromosome 11, ASM1654582v1, whole genome shotgun sequence window:
- the LOC104426791 gene encoding uncharacterized protein LOC104426791 has product MRGYWGRRRYERLAGPGSHRREDRAGLDPAPGRRRRRGRSWRVKVAPRVKLLRLAASPRRFFVWLRDAYVKMMLGFASSGMLGGGGFGYGYGASVGDARAAGFGRATAKEYDQKMLVEIYKSMLVAQGQLAPPREAGRLGSEVACRRVD; this is encoded by the coding sequence ATGCGGGGCTACTGGGGGAGGCGGCGCTACGAGAGGCTGGCCGGGCCGGGCAGCCACCGGCGCGAGGACCGGGCGGGTCTCGACCCGGCCCCcgggaggcggcggaggagggggCGGTCCTGGCGGGTCAAGGTGGCGCCCAGGGTGAAGCTGCTCCGGCTCGCGGCGTCGCCGAGGAGGTTCTTCGTCTGGCTCCGCGACGCCTACGTGAAGATGATGCTCGGGTTCGCGAGCTCCGGCAtgctcggcggcggcgggttCGGGTACGGGTACGGAGCGTCCGTCGGAGACGCCCGGGCCGCGGGGTTCGGGCGGGCCACGGCGAAGGAGTACGACCAGAAGATGCTGGTGGAGATCTACAAGTCGATGCTGGTGGCGCAGGGCCAGCTCGCGCCGCCGCGCGAAGCCGGGAGGCTCGGCTCCGAGGTCGCTTGCCGACGGGTGGATTGA
- the LOC104426792 gene encoding leucine-rich repeat extensin-like protein 3: MLDPRKISPLRLFFTLLIFGFAIPSTTSTATTVADKSEASTTPTLAAVVSRDQVTCTMCAECENPCQPVPSPPPPPPEVDCPPPPSPPPPPSLPPPSPPPPDVECPPPPMPPACSACESPVTGTVYASPPPPATSGGGGGGYGGYNPVQPPPNTMVPYFPYYYYTPPQAFADSSSHHLELNAAVFATSLVLSGLLYMLHF, from the coding sequence ATGCTTGACCCGAGAAAAATTTCCCCGCTGCGCTTGTTTTTCACCCTCCTAATCTTCGGTTTCGCAATTCCATCAACCACGTCAACAGCAACGACGGTCGCGGACAAATCTGAAGCGTCAACAACACCTACACTTGCAGCAGTAGTCTCCAGAGACCAAGTTACATGCACAATGTGCGCCGAATGCGAGAACCCGTGCCAGCCCGTGCCTTCgcccccgccgcccccgccggaAGTCGACTGCCCACCGCCTCCGTCTCCACCCCCGCCACCGTCTCTccctccgccctcgcctcccCCGCCAGATGTCGAGTGCCCACCTCCGCCGATGCCGCCGGCCTGCAGCGCGTGCGAGTCGCCCGTAACCGGAACCGTCTATGCTTCCCCGCCTCCGCCAGCCACgagcgggggcggcggcggtggataTGGCGGGTACAACCCAGTGCAGCCTCCGCCAAACACTATGGTGCCGTATTTTCCATATTACTACTACACCCCTCCCCAGGCTTTCGCGGACTCCAGTTCCCACCACTTGGAGTTGAATGCTGCTGTTTTTGCCACTTCTCTTGTTTTGAGTGGGCTGCTCTACATGCTACATTTCTAG